Sequence from the Fulvivirga ligni genome:
AAAAGCCCGACTATGGTGATGGCAGTACCAGCCACCTCATTTCTTCTCTTATGGTAATAATCTGATATTTCAGTCAACTGGAGGTTTGGTCTTTTTTCTATTTCAACCATTTCTCCGTAATTAGAATATCTCCTTAAATGCTGGCTACCAGCATTATAACTAAAGAATTTATCGTGTGCTGTTTGTCCAAAAACCAGATCTTCCTCAGAGTTTATTTGGGTTATTTCATTGATGATTTGCTCATCACTACAAATGAGATAGGCTTTATCCGTGACATCTATCATGCGGATTTGGCAAGAACTATTGACTGGAACATAAAAAGAATCTCCAATCCCTATATCAACGCCCTTGAATTCTGAAACTAGCACTGCACCACCAAGCCCTAAAAAGTAAATCGTAAAAAAGAACTGGATTGGAAGAAAAACCGCTAGAAAAATGCGCCTTTTTCTCCTTTGTTCCTGACGGGTCGAGAAATAGGTTATTACTCCGAATATCACAGAGATAAGCCCACTTAAAATCCCAAGCATTACTAAATGAATAATAATTACGAATCCTATTCCCATTTTAACTCAACCAAATTCTATCTGTGCTTTTCACAGTCATTATGCTTAAGATTTCTTATGCTTCTACTTAAAAAAACCAATTTCAAATCCTCATTTATCACCTCTTCTTTAAATTTCTGGTAGCCCAATTTTTTATAAAGAGCCAAATTCTTCTCACTTTTATGCCCTGTGAATAGTTCATAGGTGGCACAACCATCGAATTGACGCTCAATTTCCAGCATTAGTAATTTACCAATACCTTGATTTTGATAATCAGGTTTTACAATCAACTTACCAATCTTGCACACATCTCCATCCTGGTGCGCTCGTACGGCACCTATTATTTCATCTTCCTTTACCGCTTTAAGTATCGTTCCGTTTTGCCACTCTAGCCTCAAATCGGTGAGAGTTTGGTTTAGTGGCTGAATACTAAAATCATTGTAAATTTCAGCTTCCTGTACATATGCCACTTTTTGTAATTCAAGTATGTGTGTTAGATCTGACTCCTTCGCAAGAGTGATAAGTAGTTGCTCCATGATTTAATATGTTTCACAAAATAACAACTGATTTTACTACCTAAATTAACTCCTTTTCAACTAATAAGCTCATCAAAGCATAGCTTCAATCACCCCATTAATTATTACAATACTTAGTGAAATAAGAA
This genomic interval carries:
- a CDS encoding GNAT family N-acetyltransferase, which gives rise to MEQLLITLAKESDLTHILELQKVAYVQEAEIYNDFSIQPLNQTLTDLRLEWQNGTILKAVKEDEIIGAVRAHQDGDVCKIGKLIVKPDYQNQGIGKLLMLEIERQFDGCATYELFTGHKSEKNLALYKKLGYQKFKEEVINEDLKLVFLSRSIRNLKHNDCEKHR